One window of the Mytilus galloprovincialis chromosome 14, xbMytGall1.hap1.1, whole genome shotgun sequence genome contains the following:
- the LOC143059312 gene encoding uncharacterized protein LOC143059312 yields the protein MSKKRSPNFTTQEIQILTDEVEKNKSLLFSRLRNTATNSAKKRGWEAVCSKMNAVNDTDHLRTVKEIRKKWTCYVNSTKKKLAENKRESRRTGGGPPPNAVSSVEEKVAGINGKTPINGIKGGIDTCVAASFEEEDSCASVSSPEKSKRLSRRYEKVERERLQIERSRYDLEKDRYNLKMQKLEIEKEKLEMEKGRYNLELSRQQLQITELCTTQPTLFQMTNPCVAINPSESSCDS from the exons ATGAGTAAGAAAAGAAGCCCAAATTTTACGACACAAGAGATACAGATTTTGACTGACGAAGTCGAGAAGAACAAGTCCTTACTATTCAGCCGACTCAGAAACACAGCAACCAACAGTGCCAAAAAGAGAGGATGGGAGGCTGTATGCTCAAAGATGAATGCAGTCAATGACACAGATCACCTACGAACAGTTAAAGAGATTCGAAAAAAGTGGACCTGTTACGTCAACAGTACAAAGAAGAAGCTAGCAGAAAATAAAAGAGAGTCACGGCGGACTGGTGGTGGCCCCCCTCCAAATGCAGTATCATCAGTAGAAGAAAAAGTAGCTGGGATAAACGGCAAAACTCCTATCAATGGAATTAAGGGCGGTATTGACACTTGTGTAGCTGCTTCATTTGAGGAAGAAGACTCTTGTGCTTCCGTTTCATCGCCTGAAAAGTCAAAAAG ACTTAGTAGACGGTATGAG AAAGTGGAGAGAGAACGGTTACAGATAGAAAGAAGTAGATACGATCTAGAAAAAGACAGATACAACTTAAAGATGCAGAAATTAGAGATAGAAAAGGAAAAACTGGAAATGGAAAAGGGCAGATATAATTTGGAATTGTCAAGGCAACAGTTACAAATAACAGAGCTATGCACAACACAACCAACCCTCTTTCAGATGACTAATCCGTGTGTGGCTATCAATCCGTCAGAAAGCAGCTGTGATTCTTAA
- the LOC143058530 gene encoding uncharacterized protein LOC143058530: MASNTSICGICSLRQITKTSEHWCSECEEALCDECEEHHKLLKATRRHKPIPISSYKSLPSFIADINQSCVYHNEQYQIYCNEHAIPLCLQCINDHSKCNVTSIEKITMNIKTSGQFLDLESRLADLLQNIERIKKNRKANVTDIETLREQHVKEIKQIRVEINNHLDNLEKQILEELKEKEYQCKECIQKVFLPVKERGSIITQCQLNFKSIKDYASDLQTYIGMRDLEVKVDENEQYLQSLIDTKGLEHLDLVYKVDTNVQNILNNLKSFGSIEIKNHISDIELTRAKDKQAQIQVAAPRKTVNDVKLIQQKKIITNGAVVRGCCMSREGDFLFTDHALQSLYVIKSDGTLEYKISVDPSFGFDITFVDDNNVAITSGVSTNKTGIDIITIENRSTLKFINLPGPSYGITRDHDSLFVCVEGQGIYKVNTVDYTTTHVISCKFPRRSYVSVFDGKIYYTDSNDHSVVCCDRNGSHVWTFREISVLKCPRGITVDNDGNVFVIGLESSNVVILSNDGKHHKDILTIQDGLVEPSAISFDKQKRKLLVANLKNFAFLYNVT, from the coding sequence ATGGCCTCAAATACAAGTATATGTGGCATATGTTCACTTCGACAGATAACGAAAACATCTGAACACTGGTGCTCGGAATGCGAAGAAGCTCTTTGTGATGAGTGCGAAGAGCATCATAAATTACTGAAAGCCACCCGCAGACACAAACCCATACCAATTTCAAGTTACAAATCTCTTCCGTCATTCATAGCTGACATAAACCAATCATGTGTCTATCACAATGAACAATATCAAATATATTGTAATGAACATGCAATACCTCTTTGCCTCCAATGCATCAATGATCATAGTAAGTGCAACGTCACTTCTATTGAAAAGATCACCATGAACATCAAGACCTCTGGGCAATTTCTAGATTTAGAATCAAGGCTTGCCGATCTATTACAAAACAttgaaagaataaagaaaaaccgAAAGGCTAATGTAACTGACATTGAAACATTACGAGAACAACATGTTAAAGAAATAAAGCAGATAAGAGTTGAAATAAACAATCATTTAGATAACCTTGAGAAACAAATTCTTGAAGAGCTTAAAGAGAAGGAGTACCAATGTAAAGAGTGTATTCAGAAAGTTTTCCTGCCGGTCAAGGAAAGAGGATCTATAATAACTCAATGTCAGTTGAATTTCAAAAGTATTAAAGATTATGCATCCGATCTTCAAACATATATTGGAATGAGAGACCTTGAGGTCAAGGTTGATGAAAATGAACAATATTTGCAGTCGTTGATAGATACAAAAGGTTTAGAGCATCTTGACTTAGTGTATAAGGTTGacacaaatgttcaaaatattttgaacaatcttAAGAGTTTTGggtcaattgaaataaaaaatcacatAAGTGATATTGAATTGACAAGAGCGAAAGATAAGCAAGCGCAAATACAAGTAGCAGCACCGAGGAAGACCGTTAACGATGTAAAATTAATTCAGCAGAAGAAGATAATAACTAATGGAGCGGTAGTAAGGGGCTGCTGTATGTCAAGAGAAGGAGACTTTTTGTTCACTGATCATGCCTTACAATCTCTGTACGTAATAAAATCAGATGGAACCCTGGAATATAAGATATCGGTTGATCCTAGTTTTGGGTTTGATATAACATTTGTCGATGATAACAATGTTGCTATTACATCTGGAGTTTCAACAAATAAGACCGGTATTGACATTATTACCATTGAGAACCGAAGTACACTAAAGTTCATCAACCTTCCTGGTCCGTCATATGGAATCACACGTGATCACGACTCGTTGTTTGTCTGTGTTGAAGGACAGGGTATATATAAAGTAAACACTGTGGATTATACTACCACTCACGTGATCAGCTGTAAATTTCCGAGGAGATCCTACGTATCTGTATTCGACGGCAAGATATACTACACTGACTCGAATGATCACAGCGTAGTTTGTTGTGACCGTAACGGGTCACATGTTTGGACTTTTAGGGAAATCTCAGTTTTGAAATGCCCGAGAGGCATTACTGTAGATAATGATGGAAATGTGTTTGTTATCGGATTGGAATCGTCGAATGTAGTAATTCTATCAAACGACGGAAAACATCACAAGGATATCCTGACCATACAAGACGGACTCGTTGAACCATCTGCTATTTCCTTTGATAAACAGAAAAGGAAACTACTTGTTGCAAATCTAAAGAACTTTGCATTCCTGTACAATGTtacttaa